The following proteins come from a genomic window of Chitinivorax sp. B:
- a CDS encoding type II secretion system protein produces MMANHMQTGKPTHILSGTCPPLHPSCPPHKNQHGLAYISLLFMLVLITLGLGKTLDVYGQQKQRFQEKQLLWVGTQYARAIQLYYETSPGTQKRFPPSLEALLDDTRFVVTRRHLRQLYPDPLTGKANWKLIIAAEGGIQGIASISNKMPIKQENFPLRWQTFAKATRFDNWQFVYAPKQLSGLGNEKQAIPQ; encoded by the coding sequence CCACTGCACCCTAGCTGCCCCCCCCATAAAAACCAACACGGTCTAGCCTACATTTCACTACTATTTATGTTGGTATTGATCACGTTAGGGTTGGGTAAAACGCTGGATGTCTATGGTCAGCAGAAACAGCGCTTTCAAGAAAAACAACTACTCTGGGTGGGCACTCAATACGCGCGCGCTATCCAACTGTACTACGAAACCTCCCCTGGTACCCAAAAACGCTTCCCGCCTAGCCTGGAAGCACTACTGGATGACACACGCTTCGTCGTGACCCGTCGGCACCTTCGACAACTTTACCCAGACCCGCTCACCGGCAAGGCTAATTGGAAACTGATCATAGCGGCGGAAGGTGGCATTCAAGGCATCGCCAGCATCAGCAACAAAATGCCCATCAAACAAGAAAACTTCCCACTTCGCTGGCAAACCTTTGCCAAGGCCACACGATTCGACAACTGGCAGTTTGTCTATGCCCCTAAACAGCTTTCAGGGCTTGGTAACGAGAAGCAGGCAATACCACAATAA